In Archangium violaceum, the following are encoded in one genomic region:
- a CDS encoding YbaK/EbsC family protein: MKSVISTNTAQLETVEASSDVHEQLITLLQHHNATFRVMEHPPEGQTELASLLRGHSLSQAAKSLVLMVKQGKRVSRYFLCVVPGDYRVDMAMVKRLVSGTYAALAPANHAERLTGCTMGAVPPVSLHPDLELLVDPKLLENQEIVFNSGRLDRSIFLARDCYVRIFKPWVSRIT; encoded by the coding sequence ATGAAGAGCGTGATTTCCACCAACACGGCGCAGTTGGAGACAGTCGAAGCGAGCAGCGATGTCCACGAGCAGTTGATCACCTTGTTACAGCACCATAACGCCACCTTCCGGGTCATGGAGCATCCGCCCGAGGGGCAGACAGAGCTCGCCAGCCTCCTTCGCGGGCACTCGCTGTCCCAGGCCGCGAAGTCGCTGGTGTTGATGGTGAAGCAAGGCAAGCGCGTGAGCCGGTACTTCCTCTGTGTCGTGCCTGGCGACTATCGGGTGGACATGGCCATGGTGAAGCGGTTGGTCAGTGGAACGTACGCCGCCCTCGCGCCCGCGAACCACGCCGAGCGACTGACCGGCTGCACCATGGGCGCGGTTCCTCCTGTCTCGCTCCACCCGGACCTGGAGCTGCTCGTGGATCCCAAGCTGCTGGAGAACCAGGAGATCGTCTTCAACTCGGGCCGCCTGGACCGCTCCATCTTCCTTGCCCGGGATTGCTACGTCCGCATCTTCAAGCCCTGGGTGTCCCGCATCACTTGA
- a CDS encoding class II glutamine amidotransferase — protein sequence MCRLILAQGRFRARSLVSAAISMSEGHTADHEGPTRCHPNGWGAVWREAGAAHRLAVHRDTRPISRSVEASSIAQVETNFMALHVRHATLPHTRGLEFTHPLEKHGPAGPWYFMHNGYLPSVYTLLGRERSHFDTGEYFEYVVDARHDSLDAHTTLEKLRALPPGGTSGNAIVVNPRRAYLIHWTPSPTPCPRYFTMHRLVGPESLIFSSEIIPALGPPERWEPLPPQRIFEIPLD from the coding sequence GTGTGCCGTCTCATCCTGGCCCAGGGACGCTTCCGCGCTCGTTCCCTCGTCTCCGCGGCCATCTCCATGAGCGAGGGCCACACGGCGGACCACGAGGGTCCCACCCGCTGCCATCCCAATGGTTGGGGGGCGGTGTGGAGGGAGGCCGGTGCCGCGCACCGGCTGGCGGTGCACCGCGACACACGTCCCATCTCTCGCAGTGTGGAGGCGTCTTCCATCGCCCAGGTGGAGACGAACTTCATGGCCTTGCATGTGCGCCACGCCACCCTGCCTCACACCCGGGGCCTGGAGTTCACCCACCCCTTGGAGAAACACGGCCCGGCGGGCCCCTGGTACTTCATGCACAATGGTTACCTGCCCTCGGTGTACACGCTGCTGGGGCGAGAGCGCTCCCACTTCGATACGGGGGAGTACTTCGAGTACGTGGTGGACGCGCGGCATGACTCGCTGGATGCGCACACCACGCTCGAGAAGCTGAGAGCGCTGCCGCCCGGAGGCACCTCGGGCAATGCCATCGTGGTCAATCCCAGACGGGCCTACCTCATTCACTGGACGCCCTCCCCGACACCCTGCCCTCGCTACTTCACCATGCACCGGCTGGTCGGGCCGGAGTCCCTCATCTTCTCCTCGGAGATCATCCCCGCGCTCGGGCCCCCCGAGCGCTGGGAGCCATTGCCCCCCCAGCGGATTTTCGAAATTCCCCTTGATTGA
- a CDS encoding ATP-grasp domain-containing protein: MLLPSKSPTPRVFVQVGATRDGLDPYLDAARQRGMRALLIETPAYLRWRQQLGRRPFDEELPVAHPARADEVLQALESHGHSAGTALVLAGFERYVSSAFTLAALLGPRARGHQVDGAFRPVDKWGQRDALTRKRPEVLQPRYARFTLGAPEAAEALSRVGFPQVIKPSNGGGGLGVFLVEDASQRDQALTRLGALANYDGSPFTRVLIEEFIDGREHSLQGLAWEGRAYLLTTCEKFITHEVTPDTGLRGFREAGHLATHGAQAAPALRALAQACLDATGYRQGPFHVDIIQNARGAFFVEMGFRLSGGGLVALVEKTTGMKWADMVFEACLGERAPELAPVREGPGACVGQVTCTSEDELRAGERLLSQGVRGEVRRIPPPAPSSPAADEETLASDKLRHVGFTGRITVYGRTLDSVRHALAGCISARLGA, from the coding sequence ATGCTGCTCCCCTCCAAGTCCCCCACCCCACGAGTCTTCGTCCAGGTCGGTGCGACCCGGGACGGGTTGGACCCCTACCTCGACGCCGCGCGCCAGAGAGGCATGCGCGCCCTGCTCATCGAGACGCCCGCGTATCTACGTTGGCGCCAGCAGCTCGGCCGCCGGCCTTTCGACGAGGAGCTGCCGGTGGCGCACCCCGCGCGGGCGGACGAGGTCCTCCAGGCGCTGGAGTCGCATGGGCACTCCGCGGGGACGGCCCTGGTGCTGGCTGGCTTCGAGCGATACGTCTCCAGCGCCTTTACCCTCGCGGCCCTGCTGGGGCCGCGCGCCCGTGGCCACCAGGTGGACGGCGCCTTCCGCCCGGTGGACAAGTGGGGGCAGCGGGACGCGCTCACACGCAAGCGCCCCGAGGTACTTCAGCCGCGCTACGCCCGCTTCACCCTGGGTGCCCCGGAGGCCGCGGAAGCCCTGTCTCGCGTGGGATTCCCCCAGGTCATCAAGCCCTCCAACGGTGGCGGAGGCCTGGGGGTCTTCCTCGTGGAGGACGCCTCGCAGCGCGACCAGGCCCTGACGCGGCTGGGGGCGCTCGCCAATTACGATGGAAGCCCTTTCACCCGGGTGCTCATCGAGGAGTTCATCGACGGGCGTGAGCACTCCCTCCAGGGCCTGGCCTGGGAGGGCCGCGCCTACCTCCTCACCACCTGCGAGAAGTTCATTACCCACGAGGTGACGCCAGACACCGGGCTGCGCGGCTTCCGGGAGGCCGGTCACCTGGCGACCCACGGGGCTCAGGCCGCTCCGGCCCTGCGTGCGCTCGCCCAGGCCTGTCTGGACGCCACTGGCTACCGCCAGGGCCCCTTCCATGTGGACATCATCCAGAACGCTCGCGGTGCCTTCTTCGTGGAGATGGGTTTCCGCCTCTCCGGCGGAGGACTCGTGGCGCTGGTGGAGAAGACCACCGGGATGAAGTGGGCGGACATGGTCTTCGAGGCCTGCCTGGGCGAGCGTGCTCCGGAGCTGGCTCCGGTACGCGAGGGCCCCGGCGCCTGCGTGGGCCAGGTGACGTGCACCTCCGAGGACGAGCTGCGCGCGGGCGAGCGGCTCCTCTCCCAGGGCGTGCGAGGGGAAGTGCGGCGCATTCCGCCCCCCGCTCCCTCCAGCCCCGCCGCGGACGAGGAGACCCTGGCCTCGGACAAGCTGCGCCATGTCGGATTCACGGGCCGCATCACCGTCTACGGCCGCACCCTGGACTCGGTGCGCCACGCTCTCGCCGGCTGCATCTCGGCGCGGTTGGGAGCCTGA